Within the Microcebus murinus isolate Inina chromosome 16, M.murinus_Inina_mat1.0, whole genome shotgun sequence genome, the region ccacatttttatttttaagagaacatCCATATTATGATACTAGGTAATAAGCTCTTCCAAGTAGAATTGAGGGCAGGATATGTCTTCTTCACTGCTGTCTTCCACCCCACCTACCCACTGTCCCCTGCCCGGGGTCTGGCAGAAGCTGGGTCCTACATAAATACTTGTTGGGCATGGTAACCATGGAGTGGTGAAAGGGACTCAGGTTTCACATCAGAGGCCAGACTTGGGATTTTGGGCCCACCTTCTAACCTTGAGCTTCTTGCTTTGTATCATGCCAGCTTTTGgattctgtttcttctctctctagcTGATCTCCCAGGAGTCTTGGGAGGTACGGATGAGAAACCAAAGGAGAGGCATCATCAGCACTCACATCCTTTGCATCATTCATCTCACCTACTTTATCAAACATCTCCTATGTGGCAGACTCTGTGTTAGTCATCATCATAACAAAACAGACTTGGTCCTTGCCTTTGTGGGGCTTACGGGGTAATGGGGGAAACTAGTGAATGAATAAAGTTGGTAATTTCAGATTGTGGATAATGTGACAGTGAGGGACTGGGAAGGTGGAAGTTGCCTGAGATGGGGTTGTCAGCAAGAGCCTCTGAAGGGCGACATTTGAACTGAGTCTTGAACCATGAGAGTGAGCCAGCTATGGgaagaatcagagaaagaacatgcaaaaggaacagcatgtgcaaagatcCTGAGATGAGCTTGACATGTCTGAGGAACAGACAGAAAGGTCCATGTGGGTGGATCTTAGAAGGAAGACTGTTGTGAGAGTGAGCAGGAGTGTGACCATGTGGCCTTGGACAGGAGGTAGAATTTTCTCCTAAGTGGATTTATGTTTGCCTCCTGTGCTCCTCTGGCTTATTTGTCCCTGCAGTACTGGGCTCCCTCAGCAGGGCTGTGGGTAGGAGAATGTGGCCTCTCTGAGTCCCTAGTTCTGCTGCACACCCCATCTCTCACCCCACTGTTAATAGCCCCAGGAGTCTCCCCCAAACCATGGTGAAGCCGGGCCAGTGGCTCCTTGAGATAGGGATGATTTTATTGACCTTGTGACAGGTGCCCGGTTCATAGGCCTTTAGACCCTCCTGAGCTGAGCACAGATCTGCAGAGGCCTCTATAGGTCAGTCCCAGTCCCAGTCCTACTGCAGTGTCTTTCTCTGCCCCTTGTCATCTCCCACAGTCAGTCAGCAGACATTTGAGAAGCACATATGCTGCCCCAGGCACCACTGAGCTCACCTTACTGAGCAAGACGATCACAATCCCTCACCCAAGGAGCTTCTGGGCAAGAGCAATTGGACAGAGAGTGTGAAAATGCACATCCACCACCCAGTCAGAGATATTTACCCCACTCTGCTCTTGCCTTCTTAGGCAGGCATGGCATCTTGGGAGTACAGTACCTTCAGACAATAGGAATGGCTGTCAAGGGCTTACTTGGAGCCGGCACTCTGTGACCAGCTTTATATCCTGATTGTGTATAGTCCCCACACCAACCCTGGGCTGGAGGCACTATTATTAATCCCTTTtctcaaatgagaaaactgactcCTAGAGAGCttgagtaatttgcccaagagaaGTACAACCTGGAGACGTAGACCTACAGTAGACTACAACCTGGAGAAGTACACCTGGGTTTCacacccaggcagcctggctttaGACCCTGTGTTCATGACCCTGTGCTCATGGCCTCCCCTGGCAGTGTCCCTTGATGAATTCAGATTTGCTCCCATAATTGTGGCAGCAAGAATATTGCTGgatctgggccaggtgcagtggctcatgcctgtaatcctagcactctgggaggccaaggcaggaggattgcttgagctcaggagttcgagaccaacctgagcaagagcctggccccatctctactaaaaaaaatagaaaaattagccagctgtcgtggcacacacctgtaatcccagctacttgggaggctgaggcaggaggatcacttgagcccaggagtctaggttgcagtgagctatgatgacagcagtgcactctacctagggcaacagaataaaactctgtcgcaaaaaaaaaaaaaatatatatatatatatatatttttttttttttttttttgctggatcTGTACATGTTCTGCCAACAGGTTGCTAAGCAGATGACAAGGTTGTATAAATCCTGCATTTCCCAGCTCAGAACATTGTGTCCTCTCCCAACAGGGGGCTGTAAGATGCTCTTCTGGTAAAGGGGAGTGTAGGCCATCAAAGGCAGACAGAAGCACTCCTAGGGGACAGCAGCCAGAGTGGTCTCTATTTTGCATTGTAAGTATGATTGTGTCGCTCTTCCCTTGCTTTAAACTCTTCAGTGGCTTCACATGGctctttgaataaaatataaaattctgaatatgCTCTCAAGGCCTTGGGGAGGAGGAGCCTGCCCTTGCCCTCACTGCCAAGCTTCCTGCCTTAgacaggcagggtgtggtggctaagagcatggactttggagccagactgctgGGTTCAGATCTCAGCTCTGCCTATTCAGAATTCTATAACCTTGGGCAGTTTCTGCTGTCTTTGTGTCTTCAGTTTTCACATGGGTACATTGGGAATAACAGTAGTACCTTTTTCCCAGTGTTGTTTAAGAAGGTTAAATGAGGTAGTGTGGGTGAAGGATTAAAGCACTTGGCATATCTGAGGTTACTTACCAGGGCCCTTCCTCTACTGTTACCCTTCCCCTATCGCGTGGCCTGACAAACCCCTCATCATTCTGTTACTGTCTCGGGGGGCTTTCCTAaactcccccttctcccctcaaAACTAGGATAGGTGTTCCTATGATACTCATGATGAACTTTGTCTTCAGAAGTATTAatcatgtttttcatttgtgaGCTCAGAAAAGTCAAGGACCATATCTGTCTTGTTTCCACTATAACCATGAACATAGAACATGTTCTATAAACGTGTTCATGAGTGAGCAGAAAGGGGCCCAGTGGGACCCAGTGTAGCTAAGTATagttctgctttttgttttgccTTACTGGTCAGAAGCTGGTATGTGGACCATTTTGAGGAATGACATGCTGCTTCTTCTCCTTCTAGAGCACTCCGCTGGTCCAGGTGGCAGCATGTTAGTACTTCCAGCAATGTCCCCATCTTCAAACCAAAAGCCATGGAGGAGATAAGGTAGCCCCACCTTGATCGGATGGGGAAGCCCAGTTCAATGGATGCAAAATATAAGGATGACTTATTTCGAAAGTACGTGCAGTTCCACGAGGGCAAAGTGGATACCACCCCCAGCAAGCAGCGGCCTGGCGGCGATGAATACCTGCGGGTGGCAGCCTCGACCCTGCTCAGCCTGCACAAGGTGGATCCCTTTTATCGATTCCGGCTGATCCAGTTCTATGAGGTGGTGGAGAGCTCCCTGCGCTCGCTGAGCTCCTCCAGCCTGCGGGCTCTGCACTGCGCCTTCAGCACACTGGAAACCGTGGGCATCAACCTCTTCCTGTACCCGTggaagaaggaattcagaagcatCAAGGTGAGGTCCAGGGAGTAACCTCCATGCTggttttccttctcccttcttgCTGCTTCCAGTTGATTCTGAGAGGGGTTGTGCCAGTCCCATCACATCCCTTCTCTGTTCTCAAACCCTCCCAGGTTCCCCCCTGCCTTTGGGACAACAAGCAGAATCACTACCATGGCTCCCTCCCCCTTGCCTGTCTCTCCAATGTCATCTCTGAACTGGTTTCCTGCACCTGGCTGCCACATCTTAAGCCAAAGGATTGGGAAGGCAGGGGCCAGGTCATGCAGGGCCCGGTAGCCCAGGGCAAAGGGTGTGGATTTGTTCTAAGTGGGCTGGAGTGAAGACAGTGCTGGGGTTTACATTTGAAAAGGATCTTTCTGGCTGTTGTATGGCAGACAGATTGTAGAAAagcttgggtggggtggggagactgGACAGGAGGCTTCTCAGATGTCCAAGCCAGCTGAGAGGTGGTTTGGACTGAGTGGTAGTGCAGTGTAGAAGGAGCAGGGTGGATTCCGTGGTGGGGATGGCACAGGCCAGTGTCCACCAAGTCAGCCTCTTAAGACAGACATGTTATTCAGCCCTTTGTAGAAGTGCCAGAAAGGCACTCATTGGGCATTCTGCCTATAATCTGATCCCCCTTTAGTCGCCTGCCTTTGCTCTGGCTTCCTCTTCATATGGGGCTGGGCCTCTGTGCCCCACACAGAAGTGGTTTCATTCCCTACGTTTAAGAAAGGAGCTGAGGGGTAATTCTCTCGAACCTTACTCTGAGCTCGTAGTGAGCATGAGCTTCTGCCTTCTGCAGTGAGAAGCTCCTgagctccttcccttccctttcctctccctacATGCTCCATTTTACACTTGGATGTCCCTTGCTTTGATAGTCTCTGGTGTGGGTCTCCAGGAGAAAATCCCACCTTTTTTCTACTCCTTTCCTTCTAGACCTACACTGGCCCTTTCGTTTATTATGTCAAGTCTACGTTACTGGAAGAGGACATCCGAGCCATCCTGAATTACATGGGCTACGTGCCTGAGTTGGGAACTGCGTACAAGCTCAAAGAGCTCGTGGAGACTGTCCAGGTGAAGATGGTCTCCTTTGAGCTGTTTCTGGCCAAAGTTGAGTGTGAGCAGATGCTAGAAATCCACTCACAAGTGAAGGACAAGGGGTACTCTGAGCTGGACATCGTGAGTGAGCGCAAGAGCAGCACAGAGGATGTTCGAGGCTGCTCAGATGCACTGCGACGGCGGGCTGAGGGCAGGGAGCACCTGACGGCTTCAATGGCCCGTGTCGCACTCCAAAAGTCGGCCAGCGAGCGGGCAGCAAAAGACTACTACAAGCCCCGTGTGACCAAGCCTTCAAGGTCGGTGGATGCCTACGACAGCTACTGGGAGAGCAGGAAGCCTCCCCTGAAGACCTCACTAAGCCTTCGGAAGGAGCCCGTGGCAGCAGACTTGGGCGACGACCTCAAGGACGAGATCATCCGCCCATCCCCCTCACTCCTGACCATGTCCAGCTCTCCCCATGGCACCTCGGATGACCTTCCACCTGCCTCCCCCAACAACGGCCTCGGCCTGCTGCGCAGCACGTACTTGTCCACTCATGATGACGTGGATCTGTACACAGACTCGGAACCCAGGGCTACCTACCGTAGGCAGGACGCTCCGCGGCCGGATGTGTGGCTGGTCAGAAACGATGCCCACTCCCTCTACCACAAGCGCTCTCCCCCTGCCAAAGAGTCTGCTCTATCCAAGTGCCAAAACTGCGGCCTGTCCTGCAGCTCCTCCCTCTGCCAGCGCTGTGACAGCTTGCTCACATGTCCTCCAGCCTCCAAGCCCAGCGTCTTCCCCAGCAAGGCCTCTGCCCATGACAGCCTGGCCCATGGGGTGTCTCTGCGAGAGAAGTACTCAGGCCAGAGTCAGGGCCTCGACCGGCTGCCACACCACCCAAAACCCAAGCCCTCCGCCACAGCCACCTCCCGCTGTGGCTTCTGCAACCGCCCAGGCGCCACCAACACCTGCACCCAGTGTTCAAAAGTTTCCTGCGACACCTGCCTCAGCGCCTACCATTATGACCCCTGCTGCAAAAAGAGTGAGTTACACAAGTTCATGCCAAACAACCAGCTGAACTACAAGTCCACCCAGTTTTCCCATTTCGTGTACAGATAGACTTGACCTTGCACCTCCCTGCTACAAGGGCTACACCACTGACCTCTGGTTTCATGGTGAAGGAGTATTAACGTGTTGATCTCAGAAGTGGAGACCTGCACCTGGCCGTGGAGGTGGTGGGGATCGTGGGCTGGCTGCGTCCACGTGGGAGTTCATTGAGCGACTCAGATATTTCAACTGATGGCTGCTTTGTCGTCTGACAAGGGAGAGGGTAGCACTTCCGTTCAGATTCGTTTTTGCTGATCTCTCCACTCCCTGTTCAGTtgggttttctttcctttaaagagGATTGTTATCTCTGGGACTCGTGCTGCGCCTACTCCTCCCACCACGAGGCCAGCTTGGACTCGGAAGGGCCCTTCAGGTGAACGCCTGTCTGGAGTGGCGAGCTGGAGGCCTGTTGGCTTGTGAAATGAGCCCTCCTGCCACACTGGGCCTCTCCCAATGGTTTATCCTTTGGTCGCCCCCTTCCCAGCTGGACTCCCTGCACCCTGACTTTCCTGCCTCTCCAGGTGTCAAAGGTGAACCGAGTCCAGTGTTAGCTGAATGTCACCTTGTTGCCACCACAGCTCAGTCGGCCAGTGGTGTTTGTGAACGTGGCTCCAACACATTGCAGTGTGGACTTCGCACAGCAGGACTGACTTTCCCTTTCTGTTGTTTGCACATGCCCCTATTACTGTActgtaaatagatatttttaagatttatttttaaataaatattcaacttGCCGTGTGTttcaaagtggttaaaaaaattaattatgtagCTATTTATGAAAATGCCCTGGGTTCTTTAGTCTTCCAAGGGAGGGCCTTATGCCCTTTCATTTTGTGTCCTCCACTCACTACAGCCCGAGGGTAGAGTGGAGAGTTCGGGGCAGGGGAGGAATAGAGACAAAGTCCCTTTTTCTTGAGTTGGTGGAAAGCCACTGTCTTCCCTACAATAACTATCTAGATACCTACCTCCAATGTGCACTTAGGGGGTTAGAGCAGGCATTGAGGTCTGTGTGCCTGCAGACTGTGACACCTGGTAACGATTCAGGGACCCTTTGGATCCGTTGCCCTGGTCTTTGGCACTTGTTGAGCGTGAACCTTGTACTCCAAACTTCTTGAGTCTCATtttggaaggaaaataatttgggaTTCCCACCACCCCTCCATCTCAGTCCTCTTTTCTTCACCAGTTTCCAGGACTCATCTGCAGCAACATTTGCGATCTTTTTGCACTAAAATTGGGCAGGGGCCGGCACGTGCCTGTCAGGCAGACAGCTCCTCAGCTGAGCCTAAGCACTTCCAAACTGAAGGCCCCTTCAACTCCTCTTGTGAATTACCAACccctggatttttcttttgggGTACAGAGCAGGAGTGGGGCAAGAGTTTAAAGCCGCTTCGTTgtgaattaataatatatttagccATAAGTGTTGTGACGTATACTATGTTAAGAGATTTACATGCAGTGGGTTTTTCTGGGAGAAGGAGGTATTCAGCTCTTGAGTAAGTTTAAATCTGGCTGAATCCTGAGGCCACTGTGAATTTGCTGATGTTCTTCCAACTCAGTTGAGTGATTTTAAGGTTTTCCAAGTCTTATAtggctctttttttaaatatatctggtAGATCACATGTAGATATACAATGTGTATATTAAGCTGAATTTCAACCAACTTTATTACTAAGACCAGCCTATCTGGGGCATTCATCTTTGATGTTCTTCCTATTCACATTTCAGAACCGCAATGCCTGGCCCACTCCTGAGAGCTCTAGTTTTCTAGTTTTCCATTTCCAGATTGCTCCAGCATTATAGTAACTAACTCTTTTAACCAACCGTGATGCCACGTAACTTACATAGTGGACAAAAGCAGGAACGATTAAACTCATCCTAGGAGGACACAGTCCAGTGTACCTCTCATCACGGAAATACTGTGTTCATAGGCTGGAATAGGAAATACTACAACCATGCTCCTTGGTGTGTATCTTAttgtatgaggttgctgtgactgaGACAGTTAAATATatgctaatttaaaaatgcagatgttTTGCATTTGATTTCTACCAAGAGTTGAAATGTTGAgagatgattaaaaaataataataaagtgtcTTCCATTGTTAAATGAAGTGTTTGGGGTTTTATGTCCCCCGTCCCCACATCTTTGAAGTTTGGTTCCTTAGTTTTGGTTTTTGCTCCAGCCATATTTAGTTCCTTAATGACAGGATTCAACTTTTCGCCTCCGTGAAACTAACACATAGCAGCCAGCATCTGAGTGCTATACCGTAAGCCAGGCGCTTTGTACACCGAGACTTTGCATGCATGACCTCATAATAGTCCCAGCCATCCTAGAAGATAGGTTACAGATGGGGAACCGGAGTGCAGAATTCAGACATTTCCCAAGGGTGGGGGCTGCATACTCCAGGAGAAATGATTGTTGGTGGTGACTGAGAGGTGTTAAATGACATTGAAAGATGTtataaaaaattccatttttaattctttccatcCATTTAACTGTTTCAAGGAGGAAGTGGGTTTAATGCTACCTTGCCTTTAACAAAGAGGAAACAGGCATCGGGCTCAGAGCCTTTGGCGGGATCTTAACCAGGTTTTCAGTTATCTTTTATCTAGGGCAGGCATACTACTTTTCCATTTATGGtagtgatagatttttttttttaaatcaatttaaggcatttttaaaaatgaagattgaCTTAGAAGCAAAACACATGGC harbors:
- the SPATA2 gene encoding spermatogenesis-associated protein 2, which encodes MGKPSSMDAKYKDDLFRKYVQFHEGKVDTTPSKQRPGGDEYLRVAASTLLSLHKVDPFYRFRLIQFYEVVESSLRSLSSSSLRALHCAFSTLETVGINLFLYPWKKEFRSIKTYTGPFVYYVKSTLLEEDIRAILNYMGYVPELGTAYKLKELVETVQVKMVSFELFLAKVECEQMLEIHSQVKDKGYSELDIVSERKSSTEDVRGCSDALRRRAEGREHLTASMARVALQKSASERAAKDYYKPRVTKPSRSVDAYDSYWESRKPPLKTSLSLRKEPVAADLGDDLKDEIIRPSPSLLTMSSSPHGTSDDLPPASPNNGLGLLRSTYLSTHDDVDLYTDSEPRATYRRQDAPRPDVWLVRNDAHSLYHKRSPPAKESALSKCQNCGLSCSSSLCQRCDSLLTCPPASKPSVFPSKASAHDSLAHGVSLREKYSGQSQGLDRLPHHPKPKPSATATSRCGFCNRPGATNTCTQCSKVSCDTCLSAYHYDPCCKKSELHKFMPNNQLNYKSTQFSHFVYR